Proteins found in one Quercus robur chromosome 2, dhQueRobu3.1, whole genome shotgun sequence genomic segment:
- the LOC126713940 gene encoding protein decapping 5-like — protein MASAAATTAEAPRSSSGSADSYIGSLISLTSKSEIRYEGVLFNINTDESSIGLRNVRSFGTEGRKKDGPQVLPSDKVYEYILFRGSDIKDLQVKSSPPPPVQTAPIHHDPAIIQSHYPQAATASTSLPPSGAGSIPDLSAHASQMGLPRPTFQGSLPLYQPSGTLYQPSGSLGSWGSSPPPPTTNVTGLAMPMYWQGYYGSPNGFPAQQQSLLRPPPGLSMAPSMQQTMQYPVMSASLPSGSSNLSASSLSESPSPLLPPLSSGTLNLQSSILPAPSSAIVSDSSSLITNKASTQSLSTATLSTSLPLVSPLTTVLDKTAILSSVPDKPKTVPSPVMPFISVSESVTSVSGTSSSILNEGATPSLVTPGQLLQPGPTAVSSQPLQTAQRDVEVVQVLSPELSQSTAEVQEPILPLPLPSEQKLRGAPTYHHTNRGGRERGRGNGISRPVTRFTEEFDFTAMNEKFNKDEVWGDLGKSNKAQEDADNLEDEDNGGETNNEAKPVYVKDDFFDSLSCDALDRGSRNGRTKFSEQLRKDSETFGYMPRHWGNRGGRGAGRGGRSRGGYYGRGYGNVGRGRGYIYSSRDT, from the exons ATGgcatcagcagcagcaacaacagcaGAAGCTCCCAGATCTTCAAGTGGGTCCGCTGATTCTTATATCGGCAGCCTTATTAGCTTGACTTCCAAGTCCGAGATTCGCTATGAAGGCGTTCTCTTTAACATCAATACTGACGAATCCAGCATCGGCTTGAGAAATG TGAGATCATTCGGAACAGAAGGACGAAAAAAGGATGGTCCTCAAGTTCTTCCAAGTGATAAAGTTTACGAGTACATCCTCTTTCGAGGAAGTGACATCAAG GATTTGCAGGTCAAATCttccccaccaccaccagttCAGACAGCACCTATACACCATGATCCTGCAATTATACAG TCTCATTATCCTCAAGCAGCAACAGCATCTACCAGTTTACCTCCTTCTGGTGCTGGTTCTATTCCAGATCTTAGTGCCCATGCTTCACAAATGGGTCTTCCTAGGCCGACATTTCAAGGAAGTCTTCCTTTATATCAACCCAGTGGAACTTTATATCAACCCAGTGGAAGTTTAGGGTCATGGGGTTCATCACCTCCTCCTCCAACCACAAATGTTACTGGGCTTGCTATGCCAATGTATTGGCAAGGATATTATGGGTCCCCAAATGGGTTTCCAGCCCAACAGCAATCTTTGCTTCGACCCCCACCTGGCTTGTCAATGGCACCTTCCATGCAGCAGACTATGCAATATCCTGTTATGAGTGCATCTTTGCCTTCTGGATCTTCCAACTTGTCAGCTTCATCTTTGTCTGAGTCACCCTCTCCTTTGTTGCCACCCCTTAGCAGTGGCACCCTGAATTTGCAGTCTTCTATACTTCCTGCTCCATCTTCTGCAATAGTTTCAGATTCATCAAGTTTGATTACTAATAAGGCTTCTACACAATCTCTTTCTACTGCTACTCTGAGCACCAGCTTGCCATTGGTATCTCCATTGACTACTGTTTTGGATAAAACTGCCATTTTATCATCAGTCCCTGACAAGCCTAAAACAGTCCCTAGTCCCGTGATGCCATTTATAAGTGTGTCTGAATCTGTAACCTCCGTATCGGGAACATCAAGTTCAATTCTGAATGAGGGAGCAACTCCCTCCTTGGTAACCCCAGGCCAGCTTTTGCAGCCTGGCCCTACTGCAGTTTCATCTCAGCCTTTACAAACAGCTCAGAGGGACGTTGAGGTTGTGCAAGTGTTATCGCCAGAATTATCACAATCAACAGCAGAAGTTCAAGAACCTATATTGCCTTTGCCTTTGCCATCTGAACAGAAG CTACGTGGAGCTCCTACCTATCATCATACTAATAGAGGAGGACgtgaaagaggaagaggaaatgGG ATTTCACGTCCTGTGACTAGATTTACAGAGGAGTTTGATTTTACAGCAATGAATGAGAAATTCAACAAGGACGAAGTTTGGGGTGATCTTGGTAAAAGTAATAAAGCTCAAGAAGATGCAGATAATTTGGAAGATGAAGATAATGGTGGAGAGACAAATAATGAGGCCAAG CCTGTTTATGTCAAGGATGACTTTTTCGATTCCCTGTCTTGTGATGCTCTTGATCGTGGATCACGTAATGGGAGGACCAAATTTTCTGAACAACTGAGAAAAGATTCTGAG ACATTTGGCTATATGCCAAGGCATTGGGGTAATCGAGGGGGCCGTGGAGCTGGTCGAGGTGGCCGATCACGCGGTGGTTACTACGGAAGGGGCTATGGCAATGTTGGGAGGGGTCGGGGATATATTTATTCAAGCCGTGACACCTAG